The genomic window GACCTGTCGGGTGATAGTCCCATTCCGGAAATCGCGGCCTGTCGAGGAGCACCGCATCCCAAGCATTGCGCCGTGCCGCCAGGTCGCGCTTGCGTTGCCACGCCTCCTCCTTGCTACGCTCGGCGTCGGTCAACACATGCTTCTCGCGCTTGACCAGCTCGGAGATCGAAAAACCGATGACTTCGGTCTCAGATTTGAAGTGCGCCGCGCCCTCACCGCCGACAAGCTGGAATCTCTGCAAGGAAGCCGCCCGTACAATCCGCGGCAGGATGACTGCGAGGCGATCGACAGATCGCGGCGCAACCTCGCACCTGATGAGTCCACCTTGGCTGACGGCGACCAGTCCGATATCGGATGGTTTCGCCTTTCTGAGCGTGGCGATGGTGCGTTCGACGATCGGGTGCGGCGGTGCCGCTTCGTTGTCGTCGCCGTCGGATGCCTGTATGCGTGCCTGTTCGCGTGCGGCTGCCAGATTGGCCGATTCACGACTGAACTCACCATCGGCAATCGTGATCCTGTCGGGACCACCGGGCTTGGCTTCCGGCAATGACGTCTGCTTCACCTTCTTTCCGGCCCCCTTCTTCGCCCACCAGCCAAGCGGTGGGTTGGGGATGCCATGCTTTCTGCAGATCTTGTGGAGCGCAACATCGGAGATGGCGAAGTCTTTCGCCAAATGCGTCATCGGCTTGGACCAGACGAGCTCGTAGAATTGCTCACGCGTGAAGACTCGGGCCACGGTCACCCTCTCGTCAATCCGTACACCTCCGGAGGAGCAATAAAATTCGTTGTTAGGTCAGGTGTTGCCGCACTTCGTGCCGCCACCCAGCGCAGCTCCGTCAGAGAATGTATGCACACTTTCGACGGTTGAGGTCGAGACTCACTCGAGCAGCGACGAAGGTACGTCATCGTCCATTAAACCGGACATCAACTGTCGAGCCCACGATGCTTCCGCACGTTCTGGCACTTCCAGGCAAGCATCGGCATGGCCCCCATGCGAGCGCGGATCTCTGGTGCAACATCCAGCAGATCGGTATTGACCTCCCCACGGTCGAGTACGCAGTCGAGGAACTCCCTCTCGGCCGTCGTCAAGTCGAGAAGGAAGGCAAATTTCTCTCGGCAGAGCGCGACGGTTTCCTCAACCCAAGTGTCGATCGCACGCCGGTCAGCGAAATAGCCGCGCGGCAGACAAATCATAAGCTTTTGCCGAAGCTCGCGCGGATCACCTTTGATGGAATCGATTGACACTGTTCGCCAGTCTCGGCGCCCGCAGGCGCCAAAAGCGAGCATGGCGGCCTTGATCTTTTTCCAGTCGAGTCCATCGAGCGACAGGATGCGGCGCGCGTCAAAAAGATCGCGCGCTGCGTGCCGGTCGAAGAGTGCAACAAGCTTGCCGGCGACGATCTCATGGAGGTCGAGGACCAGCACTTGTTCTGCTCGTACGCCACCAAGCGCTGTAGAAGGCATACGAGCGGCGCCGAACAACGGCTGTCGCGCCATATAATTCACATCGAGCTCCAACGTGGCGTTTCCGCCCAACGCGGAGGCAAAGCGCAGAAGCCACTTGCCGCCCGCATGCTCGTCAGGCCGGCGTCGAACGACATAGCCTTGAGATGCGAGGAGACGGTTCAGAGCAGCTTCGACCTCTGGCCGCTCAGCTTCCATCGCCGATCGCTCAAGCGCGCCGATATAGTTGAGGTCGATATCAACCGACAGCCGGTCGAGACCGAGATGAAAGACATTGAGCGCCGTGCCGCCCTTGAGAGCGAGCCGTTCACTCAAGATGGTATCGCCCGCGGTTTCCTGCAGGATATCGAGCAGCCGGAGTACCTTTTCGAGCGTCCCGGCCTGATGACCGGTATCGTCGGCAATCCGCTGAAGCGTCTGAATCGAAGGCGCCGCCATTCACAGCCCCTCGAACCGGCGTTCTACGACGTCGACGGGCAGGATTACGTTCCAGCCCTTGGCCGTCCTCCCCTCTCCCGGCCTGGCGCCCAGGGCATAACGAGCCTGACGCGGTGCCATCGCGTGCAGTTGCCGGAGCGCTGCGTCGGGAATGCCAAGCCGCTTTTGTTCGCGCTCGAGCCAGAAGCCCAGCGCACCGGCCGCCGCCGCGTTGCCGAGCGCGCGCATGTGGCGAACCAGTGCTGCAGCATCGACCCGTGCCACGAGGTCGAGAGAGTTGAACAGCTCATCCGCCCCGCCGGCGAGTTCGTAGCGGTCGAACAGATCTGCGATCGTGCGCTCGACTGTCGTGACGCGAACGTCGAGCCCCATGCGGTCAACTACCGTCACCCCGTCCTTCAATTCTCCATCTCGTCGGGCGAAGCCGCGCGGCGGCTTGACGAAGCGGCAGGAGAAGCCGGCGGCTTCGAGCACGCCTGGCTCACCGGGTGCGATCACCTGGACCTCATACCCCTCCGTGTAGGCGGAGCCGTGCAGCTCCAGCGCCGAGTGATAGGCGATGACAGCGCCCCGGCGCAGTCGGGATGCTGCCAAGAACCGATCGACCGACCACTTTCGGGCGTCGGCGTGTTTGGGAACGGAAGCGAAGACGCCCCGCGCGACCCGCTTGATGTTGCCGGCTTGAAGGTGCTGAGCAAGCATCGCGGTGACGACCTTGTCACTCGGGTCCCGGCCTACCGCAGCCGCGTACTCCGCGCGGTCGAAGACCGGATGCGCGCTAAAGAAAGGGGCGGAGACGAGCCGGGACATGACATGAACTACTTTGTCTCAGTCTGACATAACCATATATGAGATATGGCTCAATCCGTCAACGGAAGAGTCCAGCTTCCCAATGTGATCCTTCTCGTACACAGGCCTTAGCCACATCTCATATATTGCTTCATACAGTCGCAACAAAGTTATGACCTGGGCGGCCTGAGGCGGAGGCAGTCCATTCGGTGCGCCATTCTCTTCACTATCGATTGCCGCAGCGGGGATCAGTTCGTTGCTCCTGCTACGAATCCAAATCGGGCGAGAAACGGGCCACGAGGGAAGCGGCGGCTGTATGTAACCGAGGCGGAGAACCGAAAGACCTTGACGGTGATCGGCCGACTCACGATATTCACTGCGCGCAGTGAGGATGATGAGTCGTGCTTTTGCCGATAAATGAGCTTACCGATCACCAGGAGATTCTGTCAGGAGCGCAGGACGGACGACGGCTGTTCGCGAAGCTGGTCGCCAACGCGCCGGCGCCGAACGAACCGGAGCCGGCGTTCCTCGATTTCTCCGGCATCCGCGTCGCGACCGCCTCCTTTCTGCGTGAAAGCGTGATCGCGTTCCGCGACTATGCGCGATCCACCCTGCCCAATCTCTATCCGGTGATCGCCAACCCGAACGAGGCGGTCGCCGAGGAGCTCACCTTCTTTCTGCGCCATCGCGCCGATGCGCTGTGGGCGTGCGACCTGGACAAGGGCCGTCCGGTCAATGCGCGCCTGCTCGGCGAGCTGGACGAAGTGCAGCGCGCCACCTTCGAGCGTGTCCTCGAGTTGCGGTCGGCCAGCGCGCCGGCGCTGGCCGCCGAAAGCAAAGGGGAGTTCGGGGTCGGCGCCACCGCCTGGAACAACCGGCTTTCCAACCTCGCCGCGCGCGGCCTCCTCATCGAGCGGCGCGGCGGCAAGACCAAGACCTTCACTCCTGTCCTGGAGACGAGCTGATGGGCCTCGACTACATCCGAAACGCCGCGGGCAAGCCCTATGTGAAGCGATGGGCGAAGGGGCTGGACCGGCTGAAGACGCCTTCGCTTCTCGACGTGCAGATCAGCGAGGTCAGCCAGACTGTCACGGCGACCTTGGTCCCGGGCTGCGCGGCGAAGACGGGCGACGCCTTCCTGATCCAGTCCCGCGGCGACAGCGACCTCGTCGTGCTCGACGGACATCGCGAGATCGCCCGGATCGACAAGCCGCCCGCCGGGCTCGCCGAGACGATCAAGTCCTGTCACGGCGCGATGCCGGCGACGGTCGAGCGCGTCGGCAGCTTCGGCGACACCGCGGAGCTCAAGCTCAAATGAAGTTCCGGCCGCCGCACGAACCCACCCGCGACTTCCATCCCTCACATCGTCTGCATGACGATGCGGCGCGCAATCCGCGCTCGCTCGGATGCCGCGGCTGCCCCGATCTCGATCAGTGCGGCGGCCTGCACACCGACGCCGGGATCTTCGATTGCGGCGATCTGTGCTCGTGCGCCGATCGCAGCAAGTGCGACATGGTCTGTCGCCGCAAGCCGCACGCCTTCTTCGAGCGGTTGCAGGAGGTCGAGGGTTTCGATCTCGCGACCATCCCCCGCGTCGCTCCGGTGGCGCGGCCGCCGTTTCCTGACCTGGTGCCGCTGATCGACCACAAATACAGCCGGACCAAGACGCTCGGAGAAGCTGTCGTTGCCGTCCCGCTCTACGCGCTCTTCCATATGGGCACCGGCGAGCCGTTGGTGCGAACTCGGGCCGAGCTCGCCGGACGCTTCCTGATCCCCGAAAGCGCCAAGGTGATTGCGAGCGGTGTCGCCCGCGACGTGAAGGTCGAAGCCTGGTGGGCCTTCGCCGGCCGTGCGCGGGTGATGCAGACGCTCCGCGACCTCGGCATCGCCCTGGTCACGGTGCCGAACTTCAGCCTGTTCGTCAACGTGCCGCGGCCTGACAATCTGCACGGGATCAAGCGGATCGGCTTGAGCTGGGCCGAGCTCATGGCGGGCGGCATTCCCGCCGCGCTCCATCTCAACGCCCGCACCGATTTCGACTATCAGCGCTGGACGCGCTTCATCGCCGAGCGGCCGGAAGTCGAGTGCGTCGCCTTCGAGTTCGGCACCGGCGCCGGCTATACCGGCCGCATCGACTGGCACGTCGAACGTCTCTGCGCGCTGGCGCGCAGCGTCGGACGGCCGCTGACGCTGGTCGTTCGAGGCGGCGTCCAGATGCTGCCGCGCCTGCGGGCTTGCTTCGGTCAGGTCGTGCTCATCGAGAGCGACGCCTTCAGCCGCGCGCTGAAGCGGCGGCGCGCCGTCATCACCGAGGCGGGCCGCCTGCGCTGGACGCGGATGCGCACGCCCAACGGCGCGCCGATCGACGATCTCCTCATGCATAACATCGCGACCGTCCGCGCCGCGCACGGCCTGCGGCGCGCCGCGGTCAGCACGCCGTCACGCGCTGCCCTGCCGCCCAGCCGGCGCTCGGCACAGCACGCTGATCGTCATCCCGCCCAGATGAGCTTTGTGGCTCAGCTCGACATGACCCTGCAGGCTCGGGTTGTGGCCCCAGACCGTCAGCGCATGGTCGTCACTGCGAAAGCGTAGCTCGCCGTCATGATTGGCCAGCGCGCGAAACATCTGCCCCATGCCGAACCCATGCCCGCTGGCGCGCCCGAACCGGCTGTTGCCGTCCTCAACCGCCACCTTGAGCGCAGCGCCTGCATCCCGCAGTGGCGCATAGTCTGCACATTCGCGCAGGCTCGCCAGAACGCCGATCCCAGCATCGGCGACCACGATCTCGAACACACCCGCGGTCGCCGCATAAGCCACAAGGCCCGTTGCCGGCCGGCGACTGTGGCAGAAGACATTGTCCTGCAGTTCGCCCATTGCCCCGACAATCCCGGCGGCAAGCGGCCTCGGAAAGCCAGACGCCATGGCCGCCTGCTCGGCCCGCATCTTCCAGAGCGACCAGAGGTCGGCGCCATCGCCTTCGGCCGCATATCGGCTGAGTGGAAAGACGCCGGATCGCGCCTCAAAGCCTGTGCCGCTGATCTCGCCCTTTGCAAGGGCCGCTTCGATCGAGACCGCGAAGGGGGCTGCCAAGGTCACCGTGGCGAGCGCCGCCGAATCGGCGCGGCGGGCCATGAGGATTTCGACGAGCGGCCCGATGCGGCCGGAGCGCACGACGCGCACAGGGCCAAGCCGCTCCAAGCGGCCCGTCTGCGCCGCCCACAGCAGATCGTCGGCGCCTGCAAAGTCGCCAATCAGCTCCCGGCCTGTGTCCTGAGCATCGCTCACCCCGGACCTCGTTTCGCGACGGGGTGTGCGCCTTCTGTCTCAGTCGTCTGCGGAAATGGTCCACGCCCCCCGGTTGTCCTTCATAGCAGATTGTCGCCGCCGGGTGTGCGCCGTTTCGGTGCAAAGGGCCACGAGCGCGGACCGAACGGCAACCGTGCGCCGGCAACGCGCGCCGATGCGGTCTCCGGCGAGGTCCGATGATCCGGCGGACCGTCATCGTCGAGGGGCCTTTGGCCTTCCGAATGCGCCGAATCGAGGCCGCGCAGCGCGGCGAAGCCGGCGTGCAGATTCTCACTCTACCGCAGCTCGCCGCCCGTCTCGCTGGCGGCTTCATCCGTCCGGCACGCTCCCAGGATCTCGATCCCGCCATCCGCGCCGCGCTCGAGGCGGGCAGTTTCGCGGAGCTCGAATGCGTCCGCCAGCTTCCCGGCACGACGCGCTCGATCGGCTGGACGCTCGCCAAGGTCTGGCAGGCCGATCTCGCGCTTGAGGACCTCGCCCAAGGCAGCGCGCGGCTTGCCGACCTCGCCGAGATCGAGCGCCGCGTTCGCGCGAGCCTCGCCGCCGGCGTGCTGACGCCGCGCGATCTGCGCGATGCCGCGCTCAAGCGCGTCGCCCTCGCGCCCGCGACGCTCGGCGCGATCGAGATCGATGGTCTCCCGGCCATCGCCCCGGTCTGGCGCCCATTGCTGGTTCCGCTCGCCAAGGCCGTTCCTCTGACTTGGCAAAATCCCGCTGGTGATGCGAGCTGGTTTGCAGGGTTAGCCGTCGACAGCGATCGCGCGCCGGCCGCCGACATATCGATCGTCACCTGTGCCAATCCGCGCGCCGAGGTCGTCGAAGCGCTGCGCTGGATGCGCGAGCTCATCGCGTCCGGCCGCGCGCGTCCCGAAGAGATCGCGATCTGCGCCACCGCCACCGAGGAGTGGGACGAACACTTCCTCGTGCTGGTCGCCGATGCCGGCCTGCCGCTCCATTTCTCGCACGGAGTGCCGGTCCTCGCCTCGCGCGAGGGACAAGCGTGCGCAGCGCTCGCCGACGTGCTGCTCAACGGCCTCAGCCAGGATCGCATCCGCCGCCTCTTCGGGCACGCCGCCGGCCGAAGCCGTGCGCTCGCCGACTTGCCAGAAAGCTGGTCGTACGGCCTCGAGCCCGGCGCCGCGCTGTTCGAGCTCGACCAGTGGCGCCGCGCGCTCGATAAGGCGACCGGCCGCCGGACAGACGGGGTCGACCCGCGGCCGAGCATGATGCCCGTTCTCGAGTTGCTTGCGCGAGGCCCCGAGGCCGCCGCGGAGGTCGGCGCGATGCTGCTGGGCACGGCGGCCCGCGCGCTCTGGACCGAGGCGCTTCGACGCGCGCCGGCCGAAGCGCTCGAATTCTCGCTGCAGGACTTGCGCCTGCCCGATGGACGCGATCCGGGCGCGTGCGCCGTCTGGTGCCCAGCGAGCCACCTCGCGGGCGCGCCGCGCCCCTGGGTGCGCTTGCTCGGCATGACCTCGCGCTCCTGGCCGCGCCGCGCGGCGGAAGACCCGCTGATCCCGGCCCATATCCTGCCGCGCCATATGCTCGATCCCGACCCCATCACCGAGCAGGACCGGCGCGCCTTCGCCATCATCACCGCGCACGCCGCGCACGGCTGCGTCCTTTCCCGAAGCCGGCGCAACGCCCAGGGCGGGCAGCTGTCCGCTAGCCCTCTGATTCCCCAGGGCGCATCTGCACAGATCCTGAAGCGGGCGCGCATTCCGCAGCATGTCTTCAGCGAGGCCGATCGGCTCCTCGCACGGTCCGACGAGGCGGCGGCATCGCCCGCGCTCGCCGCCGCCAATCGCTGCTGGCGCGACTGGCGACGCCCAGCG from Pseudorhodoplanes sp. includes these protein-coding regions:
- a CDS encoding PD-(D/E)XK nuclease family protein, producing the protein MIRRTVIVEGPLAFRMRRIEAAQRGEAGVQILTLPQLAARLAGGFIRPARSQDLDPAIRAALEAGSFAELECVRQLPGTTRSIGWTLAKVWQADLALEDLAQGSARLADLAEIERRVRASLAAGVLTPRDLRDAALKRVALAPATLGAIEIDGLPAIAPVWRPLLVPLAKAVPLTWQNPAGDASWFAGLAVDSDRAPAADISIVTCANPRAEVVEALRWMRELIASGRARPEEIAICATATEEWDEHFLVLVADAGLPLHFSHGVPVLASREGQACAALADVLLNGLSQDRIRRLFGHAAGRSRALADLPESWSYGLEPGAALFELDQWRRALDKATGRRTDGVDPRPSMMPVLELLARGPEAAAEVGAMLLGTAARALWTEALRRAPAEALEFSLQDLRLPDGRDPGACAVWCPASHLAGAPRPWVRLLGMTSRSWPRRAAEDPLIPAHILPRHMLDPDPITEQDRRAFAIITAHAAHGCVLSRSRRNAQGGQLSASPLIPQGASAQILKRARIPQHVFSEADRLLARSDEAAASPALAAANRCWRDWRRPAVTAHDGLVRANHPQIARAIGEIQSATSLRLMLRDPLAFVWRYALGWRAVPEDDQPLTLDARAYGELVHELLKRTVDALEPVPGYARASRQEVEAALAASTEAVRLHWPIERSVPPALLWQHTLAAAAQFALKALTLDETFQPGTRSWTELAFGQASDDAAAQDLPWRPDAAVTIPGTEVRIRGSIDRLDLTGDGRAVRVSDYKTGAEPRRADEIVLGRGAELQRVIYAIAAGRLLPDNPRVIARLVFLGDEEPKPYRLPDVDQAIAELAAHVTAAMGLLRAGHALPGPDAQEEHNDFRIALPASPTTYLQMKNAAFMQAFGAFARIWSCR
- a CDS encoding nucleotidyl transferase AbiEii/AbiGii toxin family protein; translated protein: MAAPSIQTLQRIADDTGHQAGTLEKVLRLLDILQETAGDTILSERLALKGGTALNVFHLGLDRLSVDIDLNYIGALERSAMEAERPEVEAALNRLLASQGYVVRRRPDEHAGGKWLLRFASALGGNATLELDVNYMARQPLFGAARMPSTALGGVRAEQVLVLDLHEIVAGKLVALFDRHAARDLFDARRILSLDGLDWKKIKAAMLAFGACGRRDWRTVSIDSIKGDPRELRQKLMICLPRGYFADRRAIDTWVEETVALCREKFAFLLDLTTAEREFLDCVLDRGEVNTDLLDVAPEIRARMGAMPMLAWKCQNVRKHRGLDS